TGCTGGCCTCTGCCAAAAGCCCTTTGTTGCAGGACCCATTCCCACCTTGGCACAGCCAGGTTAAGCTGGTGCCATGCAGGATTTGCTGTAGGGATGGGCAAGGAGCGAAGCCCTTGGCCCCACCACGTGCTGCTGGCCGGGCTCAGCCCCGGCACATCAAAGTGCCGGGGTAGTTTTAACTGTGATCCAGACGCTCCCTCCCATTTCCTGCTGGATTCCCGTCTCGCTCCCTGTGCCTGCATCAGCAAAACAGAGTGTAAAAATAGAGGCTGGGCTTCACCAAAACACAATAGTAAATTGTTCCCCGGAAAGGTCACCAGGGCGGCTGAGAATAGCTCcaagagcaggggaaaaggaaCATCTACAAGGGGGCAAGTTTGAAAGTGCCTGCTGGACCCTCCACGGGAGGTTTACTGCATCCCCATCAGCAGTGAGGGTCCCTGCTCCAGAGCCCCCCAGGGTCTCAGAACATCCTCATCTTCTCCAGCCTCACTGAGCCATGGAGTAatcccagctcccccagcactgATTTTTGGATGGAGCAAGAAATAAGGCAAAAGAGAGGCAGGAGGACCAGAGAGGAAGATAAGGGCTCGAGGAGAAAGGGATCCTGCTCGCTGCTCATCTCCTCGCCGTGTGTGACAGCGTGGTGTCCCCTGGGCACcgctgcctggctgcagccttTGTGTGGTGGTGGGAATGTCAGGGATGAGCCTGGGGATGAGGAGTGTATCGAGCAGTCCCAGAGAGCCATAAATTACTCCCTTCTGTTGTCACTGGCCTGTAACAGTGAAGAGGCGAAGCTTTCTCATCGTCTGCCGGGATGGGAACGTTTGGGTCCTGTCGTTTCTGTGAGAATATTTAATTCAATTATGTGGGAATGCCCCTAACGAAGCAGGTCCTTGCTCTTGGCTTTGGTGGTGTTCCCAGGCAGGGGTGCCAGTGCAGGCTGCCCTCAGCATGGCTTTGCCAGAAAGGCTGTAATTAAACCCAGATAATGAggcttgaaaataaaagctgccCAAATTTTGGgtgattttgggtttttgtgtttctcATTTCATTGTCTCAGACATTTGTGTCCCTCCCACCTTCTCtagttcattttttattttaatcaatcTTATCTCGATGCTACTTCCCCTCTGTTCTCACTTCCCAGTGTCATCCATGCAATGATAAGGGGAATTTTCTGCCACTGGGAGCCTGAATGTCACCAGGTTCCTGGGACACATTAGGAACACGGGTGAACAAAATATCTTTAAATTCACTTCTTCAAGTTTGTGAAGAAACTGCTGTTTACCAGACAAATTCCTGCAGAAGGCTTGTGGTGCCACCAGTGAGAGATGAACCTCAACCCTGTCTCAGCTGAGAGCAATGCCAACAATCCACCCAGGCTATCGCCTTCTTGCAGTAGAAACCAGGACCCCAAAGTGCTTTTCCcagctttctcctctgttttgcataaacagaataaaaaccagGTTGGATTGAGGGTTTTTCCCTGTGTATTTGAATCCACAGGGCAGTGCTCATCACGTTGCAACACAACATGACCATAAAATGTAATACATTTGAtgggaaatgaatgaaatattcCATCAGAAGACATGAGTGAGAAGGACTctcaaaaattactttaaaagaagaaaaagaagacagatgATGTCTGCTACTTTCTATGACATTTGCATCTTGgtggctgagcagcagggaggtCCAGATGCTCTGGAGAGGAAGGTGCTGGAAGAAGGCTGCTCCTTCCAGCACAGCCAACATAGGGCCACCAGTGATCCAGATGGAGATATGTCCCTGGAGCCTTTCCCAGCATGGCAGCTCCCAGTGTCTCCCCATCATTGGGGTACAACAGGAGTGATGCGCGTTGGCCATCCCACCACTGCTGCGCGTGGCATCGGCACCCTTCCAGCCCTTACTATAGGCTATAGAGCTAGATATTAAATATTAGAgctatatattaaatatatatgtggAGGGAGTGTTTTGAAACCTTCACTTTGAGGATATTCTTCCCTTTGCTGGTGGCAAAGGCTACATAGAAACCttttaactgaagaaataagCAAGCAGAAGGTGGAGGTGGAAGGGGAATTGTCCTGGCaatggaaggagggagggagagggctGGGAGGTGGAGAGCAGAGATAAACGGTAGGTGAGCTATCAGCAGGATGGTGTACAAGGGTTCAACCAGCTGCGTAGCTGTGATCACCCAGCCCCAGATAAACACCCAGCAGCCCCACACTGCCCCACGCCCGCCCAACGCCTTGTCCCAGTGCTCTAGGTGGAAACCAGCCTGGCCCCAACTGCAGGGGCTTTGCTTGGTCAGGCTGTGGGGGCCTCCTATGTCCCTACCTTGAGACTGTGCCTGAAACAGGCTCCCTGAACACCCCAGATTGGAGCCTAAGGCCTCCCTGCTTTTGCCCTAAGGGAAATGTCACCCAGACACTTTAAAAGCAAGAATTGGCTGATGGGCTGCTGGGTGTGAAGAGAGTTTAGCAGCTAAGCTTTTGGGGGTATGCTTTGAAAAAGCAAGGGATGCTCTAAAAGACCTTGTCTAAGTAAGTAACAACTCTGAAACTCATAGAAattaaagacaagaaaatacCTGTGGTGCCATTCCTGTTCATCTGCTCTACGCTATGGGTATGATGTTGGCCATCATCAACAGCATGGTGATgatcacatatatatataaaatatatatacgCACACATATTCAATAGACCTCTTAGCCTGTAAACGCTCCCTAACTAATGTTACCAGCTCAGTtggttttaatgtatttatgcaCATGGCTGTGATagcaacttcttttttcctcttctaaaaaaaagaggaattaatGTAGTTACTCATGAAATTGTGGCCAAATACTTGCCAGGGTGTGAAGGGAAGCAGCATGGTGCCCAGCAGCCCCCTCCTCACACCATCCCCCTCTataaaagaggggaaaaggccATCAGAGCCCTTGGGGGACCTGCAAATAATGTGCTGGGGGTAATGCAGCAGTGGCTGGTAGCACTGGCCTGCGGTGAGGGGACTGCTTCGCCGCCCGTCTTCCTTCCTGCCGGCCCCGCACGCTCTTCCTCCCGCTTGCTCTCTCTGCAAAAGCCCAGCCCAGGCTGGACAGTGTGAGCCAAGCAAGGAAAAACATCAGCAGATCCTTCTGCAAGGCTTTTGCTGCCTGTTTATGACTTTTGATAGCTGGGGATGGGCTGTCCTGGCATCCTTGCCCTGCAGTGTCCAGGAATGAGATAGCAAAGATCTGAGCCATGAGGGGGGAGAGAGGCAGACAGCGAGTGGAGGCTGCTTTGTAAAactttatttagaaatattcttGATATattcattatatatatatatttatatatacacacacattacaacaaatgtgttttctaaatagCACATCCACAGTGGGTTGAGACTCAGGGTACCAGGTCTGGTTactttgtttctgcagaaaaaatgcagaaattcaaGGGGAGGGTTGGCAGAGAAAGGGTTGGGGCTGaaataaaccaaccaaaaatcATAAGGTGGGAATTCACTCACACGGTACATTGCCCCAGAGCGCTGTTTCCAACAGAAATGGCGGGTGGGGGGGGTGATGGTCCACACAGCGAGAGAtgaagcaggcaggaggagaggtgggCAGAGGAAATGTACCATTCAAATCACAATTAAAGTACAACTGTACATACCCCGGGAGACCTACGGTGCGCTCTGCTAAGGGCTGTGAGCAGGCACATGTGTgcatgggggtgatgggggggtgCCACCAAGGTTGTACCATTTACCCAACTGTTCAGCTaccaaaaagataaaaaataagaaCTATAAACTTGTGGAAAATGAGGAATTTCTGAGCGTCAGTGATTTTTCTTGCAATAATTTAATAAAGAGGGGGTAAAACCCCCACCCACCCAATCCTGGGGTTATTTTGAACGCTGAAAACCAAGAATGGCTTTCCCTGTGTGACAGcatctccctcccttcccaagGGCCCCCCTCCTGCCAGTCTCTCCTACCCATGGTGCTGTGAGCAGCCCAAACCTCTTCCTCAGCATCGCTCCACCATCCACCAGCACCTCTTCCTGGACCCCCTTTAGTAAAAGCCCCCCATGCACGCGTGTTCTGGACCTGGGAAggagttttccttcttttccccaatTTAAGATGGAAGAGATTGGTGGTTTTGGAGGGTTTGGGTCTACGCTGAAAACCCTTGCTTGGACCAGGTCTGCTTCCCAGGCAATTAATTCCACCTAACATGCCAGCCTCCCACCTATTATTTACAAAGAGGCATTAAAACCAAGCGGGGACAGAAATGACAGTGCTCTGAATTAAGCCTGGGATGGGCTTGTAGACACCCACCCAAATCGTCTGTGTTCCCTTGTACCTCAGCACCCTTGAAAAGGGATGAGTGCAGTGGAAGATGTCCCCGCTTAAAGGACTTTTTCCCTTCCAGGGGATGTTTATGGatggttggggtttttactGTAGCATGGTAAAGATTTCTGTGCCTTGACGTATCCGCAGAGGGGGAGGATGGGCTTGGGGCAATTGTTCCATCAGGCATCAGGTGAGAGATGGGACTGATGCAGCAGTGATGGCACAGTGTGATCCTCAGCTCCCAgccgcagcagcagcctcctgctccccagtCCTTTTGTTTCCCAAATGCCCTCCTGAGGGGGCAGCAGGGATCAGAGGGTCAGCTCAGTCGCAGGCATCAATCCAAGCACTCGGGAATGAAGGCTAATCCCGCCACTGCTCTTAGTGCTTCCCCCCAGGATTCGGAGAGGCTGTGGGCTCCTACCAGCCTCAGGCAGGTGAGGACCTTCTTATCACTGGGATAAATCCAGCACTGTAGTCCAGCCTGCAGGCATTGACACAGCTGAACCACCACCATTTTCatacaataaaaccaaaaaatccaaaGCATACCGTTAAACCCCTATGTACACGCGCACTGTTGATGCATCATAAAcccattttgcctttttgttgcTTGCTGGATTTAAAAATTCCCCAGTCCAAGGGGATGCTTCACTACCAAAcgtttatttttctttcctttatcaAATCTGAAATTCATCTTCCTTGAGAGAAGCTCTGGCCATACAGAAACCACTGGGAAAACTCTGGGAGACCGCAACAGGCCTGGAGCTTACCCACTGAGCATTACCAGCAAGAAGGATCAGGGactgggagagcaggaggaaacaCCTATGTACCTTTTCGTTCAGTGAATACTGCATGACAGCGTTAAACAGAAGTAATCCCACGTCATAAATACAACAACCCCAAACAATCTGAAGTTAGgtagaagggaaaggaagaaaggaaacaaaaataggaaaaaaaaaaaaaaaagaaaaaggaaagagaggaaaagaaatagtctTAATCCTTTTAATAGTTCTTTTGCTGAGGGTGTTTTTTCACCTCTTTAAAAAGATACAGTCAAAAGCTCTCAGGCAACAGGAGCACGTGggtccagctcctgctcagacCATATATAAGccacaggctggagaaatgctgcagcagtggcagggtTCAGCAGTCTCCAATGCCACGTGGAGCTGGAAAGCATCAGTGGCCTCTGCTGGCAGTGAAAGAGGAGTTCCATGTCTCAACCAGGCGACTGTTTAAAAAGCGACGGTCGTCCAATGGTCTGAAAACCCTCTAAGTGCTGGAGAGGTGCTGGCCACATCTCCTTGCCCTCCACAGAGTCACATCATGAGCAGTATGTACAATGAAGATGACttcaatgcttttcttctttgtacGATCACGTACCTAAATACTGAACGTCCATCTGGTTTGGTCTTGTCCTCAGCCAACGTGCCGGCCGCTCCATCCCGggctgggaagggcagggagcTCATGGGGAAAGGCAGAGTCACAAATCCCACAGGCACTAATTCCAGCACCCTTACGCTCAGGTCTCGCCTTCCCTGTTGGTGCTTTGGGAGCGATGCGGAAGGTCATCACCGCTGCGCGTTGCCTTCTACAGGGAGAATGGCATGGTGCAGGCTCCGTGTGTGCTTCGAATCTAGTGTTTCGTGCTCTTCTGTGAAGCTGTCCGGGCTTGCTGCTCCGTCTAAAGAACTTCCACAGCTAGAGTTAGGAGACAACATGTCCTGCAGGAGGTCTTCCTGGACTATCCCAGAGTCTTTGTTCACTTTGCCCCTTTggtttccttcttcctcctggtCGTTGAGCAGCTTGGCCAGGAAGTTGATGTATTTCATAGCCAGGCGCAAGATCTCGTTCTTGCTGAGTTTTTTGTCAGGCGGGTGGGTAGGGATGAGCTTGCGAAGCTCTGCAAAGGCCCCGTTGACATTCTGCTGTCTCCACCTCTCCCGGCTGTTGGTAAAAATGCGACGAACCACTTTCGTATGAGGACCTGCAATTGCAACGATGCAGAATTAGGAGCAGGGCGTAACAGGTAATGTATTACTTGGATGAATTCACCCAAATTAACCAACTTATTTTAGTCACATCAGCAAGGCAGTGAAACAGGGGTTTCCAGCTAGCTCTCAGCTAACCTGAGGAGCTGAGGTAGCCGTAATTTCTATTCAATCCAgtggaagggaaaaatggaGTTGTGTCTTTTTAGATGTCCCCTGAGATGCCTAAATTTACCTCTCCAGGGAGGAAGGCTTAGGCCATGACGCATGTGCAGAAGGCTGCTATATTTTTAGGGTATCTCAGCTCATCAACAAGGGTATCTCAGCAACAAAGATCCTATTAAAGGTTTATCTCACtagatggttttattttgtgtccCAGAAGCGTCTTAAGGACATACCATCAGGACAGGAAGAATTTAGCTTGACCGGAGGCTTTGACAACTCTAAGATCGAGAGATCTTCCCTGATATAGGCAGGATCCAGAGCTGATAGAGACCATAGGATTGCCACCAGCCCTCTGAGTGGTTTGTATGAAACGGGGTGGCAAGATTCACCCTGTAGCAATGAGAACAGGTAGCAATGTGACCCACAGACTGAAAGCAGTGTCCTTGCTGGAAGGGTGATCATGGGTGGAGGATGAAGCAGTTTCTCAGCTGACGTGAAGACTGCCTGCTCTCTCTGCACATAAGCTCTGCAAGGGAAAGACCCCCTATCTGACATTAAGTAGAGAAGGGACTCTAAATTCATGGAGGTGTATCCATTTGGCTCAGTTACACGTGAATTGCTGTTAAATCCCTGTAATTCTATAGCTATAT
This genomic window from Strigops habroptila isolate Jane chromosome 8, bStrHab1.2.pri, whole genome shotgun sequence contains:
- the TAL1 gene encoding T-cell acute lymphocytic leukemia protein 1 isoform X6, with the translated sequence MYGSNRVKRRPSPYEMEITDGPHTKVVRRIFTNSRERWRQQNVNGAFAELRKLIPTHPPDKKLSKNEILRLAMKYINFLAKLLNDQEEEGNQRGKVNKDSGIVQEDLLQDMLSPNSSCGSSLDGAASPDSFTEEHETLDSKHTRSLHHAILPVEGNAQR
- the TAL1 gene encoding T-cell acute lymphocytic leukemia protein 1 isoform X5 yields the protein MKSKCGFFGEPDSFSMYGSNRVKRRPSPYEMEITDGPHTKVVRRIFTNSRERWRQQNVNGAFAELRKLIPTHPPDKKLSKNEILRLAMKYINFLAKLLNDQEEEGNQRGKVNKDSGIVQEDLLQDMLSPNSSCGSSLDGAASPDSFTEEHETLDSKHTRSLHHAILPVEGNAQR